One window of the Parasphingopyxis algicola genome contains the following:
- the greB gene encoding transcription elongation factor GreB, which translates to MATRVNYITPEGFAALKSEYERLFGKERPELVEVISWAAGNGDRSENGDYIYGRKKLREIDRRLSFLSRRMKAAQIVDPAEQPDKSRIYFGATVTLVDEEDEERVVTLVGEDEADASAGRISWVSPLANALKRAAVGDSRTVRLPAGPKDYEILAIRYPEPEVRA; encoded by the coding sequence ATGGCAACCCGCGTCAACTACATCACGCCCGAAGGTTTCGCCGCGCTGAAGTCCGAATATGAGCGGCTGTTCGGCAAGGAACGCCCGGAACTGGTCGAGGTGATCAGCTGGGCCGCGGGCAATGGCGACCGCAGCGAGAATGGCGATTATATCTATGGCCGCAAGAAGCTGCGCGAGATCGACCGGCGGCTCAGTTTCCTGTCGCGCCGCATGAAGGCGGCGCAGATCGTCGACCCGGCCGAGCAGCCCGACAAGAGCCGTATCTATTTCGGTGCGACAGTCACGCTGGTCGACGAAGAAGACGAAGAACGCGTTGTCACCCTGGTCGGCGAGGACGAGGCGGATGCATCGGCAGGCCGGATCAGCTGGGTCTCGCCATTGGCCAATGCGCTGAAACGCGCAGCCGTCGGCGACAGCCGGACGGTCAGGCTGCCGGCCGGGCCCAAGGATTACGAAATCCTCGCCATCCGTTACCCGGAGCCGGAAGTTAGGGCTTAA
- a CDS encoding lytic transglycosylase domain-containing protein, translated as MSSMLKKTFALMVMGAAALAGSSIASAQSLTSDQRAWYASRLGVSGAGSVGAVPRAHPLGEAILRWNRLQQSDSLPFNDYASFLVSHPGWPGEARMRRIAENQIPATGISPRSLAAFFERFEPLTASGALRYAEALAALGRDDEAARFAREAWRLGSFDRDSASSDEAVILSRFAGALSPADHDARFDFLLWQDDVSAAARTLSLTSSARRDAHSARLRLATGAGAEAGGAAMGDPGYVAERAMWLRNNGRSLEARNLLANRPALQYRPIDAEEWFEVLLLNARAAANDRQWSRAFAIASKVDDAFEPGTDVSGEDLGVRDDYTSLTWLAGTTALWHQNRPAEAIGMFERYGRAARTPQTRSKGFYWAGRAAEAAGRRDEANGFYEEAAVYYDYFYGQLATERLSRELRVPQATRQDYAALAANSRFAESELVRAIRMLGELGAWNTQSRFLRELTAQIETEDDHHFAAQLASQIGRQDLAVMTHRSARVNGFDATVYGYPIVPMPRGAERFFTPVHAIARQESQFDPRAVSHAGARGLMQFMPGTAREVSRWIGRGYSRSALTNDPQYSILLGRAYYESLLERWRNHVLAAASYNAGPGNANRWIRANGDPRTPSVDIVRWIEEIPIFETKNYVQRVLENAVMYDLLHPDRAFMPRSNMPLSRYLGKSTPG; from the coding sequence ATGTCCAGCATGTTGAAAAAGACCTTTGCGCTCATGGTGATGGGCGCCGCCGCTCTTGCCGGATCGAGCATCGCTTCGGCCCAATCCCTGACGTCGGACCAGCGCGCCTGGTATGCGAGCCGGCTCGGCGTTTCGGGCGCCGGTTCGGTGGGCGCCGTGCCGCGCGCCCATCCGCTCGGCGAGGCCATCCTGCGGTGGAACCGGTTGCAGCAGAGCGACTCCCTGCCCTTCAACGATTATGCGAGTTTTCTCGTGTCGCATCCCGGTTGGCCCGGCGAGGCACGGATGCGGCGTATTGCCGAGAACCAGATTCCCGCGACCGGCATCTCGCCGCGCTCGCTGGCGGCATTCTTCGAACGGTTCGAGCCGCTCACCGCATCGGGCGCATTGCGCTACGCCGAAGCCCTGGCGGCATTGGGCCGCGATGACGAAGCGGCGCGTTTCGCGCGCGAGGCCTGGCGGCTGGGTTCGTTCGACCGGGATTCCGCTTCGTCCGACGAAGCCGTGATCCTTTCGCGTTTCGCCGGTGCGCTGTCGCCGGCCGACCATGATGCGCGGTTCGATTTCCTGCTCTGGCAGGACGATGTATCGGCCGCCGCCCGCACCTTGTCGCTGACGTCGAGCGCCCGCCGGGATGCGCATTCCGCCCGCTTGCGGCTGGCGACGGGCGCCGGTGCCGAGGCGGGCGGCGCGGCCATGGGCGATCCGGGCTATGTCGCCGAACGCGCGATGTGGCTGCGCAACAACGGCCGGTCGCTCGAGGCCCGCAACCTGCTCGCCAACCGGCCGGCGCTCCAGTATCGCCCGATCGATGCCGAAGAATGGTTCGAGGTGCTGCTGCTCAATGCGCGCGCGGCGGCGAACGACCGGCAATGGTCCCGCGCCTTCGCGATCGCCAGCAAGGTCGACGATGCGTTCGAGCCGGGCACCGATGTCAGCGGCGAGGATCTCGGTGTCCGCGACGATTATACGAGCCTGACCTGGCTCGCCGGAACGACGGCGCTCTGGCACCAGAACCGGCCGGCGGAGGCGATCGGCATGTTCGAACGCTATGGCCGCGCCGCGCGGACGCCGCAGACCCGCTCCAAGGGTTTCTACTGGGCCGGACGGGCGGCCGAGGCCGCCGGACGCCGGGACGAGGCGAACGGCTTCTACGAGGAAGCCGCCGTCTATTACGATTATTTCTACGGCCAGCTCGCCACCGAACGGCTGAGCCGCGAATTGCGGGTGCCGCAGGCAACGCGGCAGGACTATGCGGCGCTCGCCGCTAACAGCCGCTTTGCCGAAAGCGAGCTGGTCCGCGCGATCCGGATGCTCGGCGAACTCGGCGCCTGGAATACGCAGAGCCGTTTCCTGCGAGAGCTTACGGCCCAGATAGAAACCGAGGACGATCACCATTTCGCCGCGCAGCTCGCCAGCCAGATCGGCCGCCAGGATCTGGCCGTGATGACCCATCGCAGCGCCCGCGTGAACGGGTTCGATGCGACGGTCTATGGTTATCCGATCGTTCCGATGCCGCGCGGCGCCGAACGCTTCTTCACCCCGGTCCATGCGATCGCGCGGCAGGAAAGCCAGTTCGACCCGCGCGCCGTGAGCCATGCAGGTGCCCGCGGGCTCATGCAGTTCATGCCCGGAACTGCGCGCGAAGTGTCGCGCTGGATCGGGCGCGGCTACAGCCGCTCGGCGCTCACCAACGATCCGCAATATTCGATCCTGCTCGGCCGCGCCTATTACGAGAGTCTGCTCGAGCGCTGGCGCAACCATGTGCTGGCGGCGGCGAGCTACAATGCGGGGCCGGGCAACGCCAATCGCTGGATCCGCGCCAATGGCGATCCGCGCACGCCGAGCGTCGATATCGTGCGCTGGATCGAGGAAATCCCGATTTTCGAAACGAAGAATTACGTCCAGCGCGTGCTCGAAAACGCCGTGATGTACGATCTTCTCCATCCCGACCGCGCCTTCATGCCGCGCTCGAACATGCCGCTGTCGCGCTATCTCGGAAAATCCACGCCGGGGTAA
- the dapA gene encoding 4-hydroxy-tetrahydrodipicolinate synthase, translating into MFSGSIPALVTPFRDGSFDEAAYRSFIDWQIEEGSSGLVPCGTTGEAATQSFEEHFEVVRVCVDQAGGRVPVIAGCGSNDTQSAIKNLNKAKELGATAGLVVPPYYNKPSQEGIYRHFEAIIAACDLPIVLYNVPGRTASDIAVETMQRLRKFPSVIGVKDATADMDRISAQRAACGADFCQLSGNDYLTLGYLAMGGAGCISVTANVAPRLCAEFQAAWARGDTDEALALNDRLYPLHGAMFADASPGPAKYALTKVRPGFPGELRLPMTWPSEEAQVLVDSALGHAGLLED; encoded by the coding sequence ATGTTCAGCGGGTCGATTCCGGCTCTGGTGACACCCTTTCGCGACGGATCGTTTGACGAGGCGGCCTATCGGAGCTTCATCGACTGGCAAATCGAGGAGGGGAGCAGTGGTCTCGTTCCGTGCGGAACGACGGGCGAAGCGGCAACCCAGAGCTTCGAAGAACATTTCGAGGTCGTGCGCGTCTGCGTCGATCAGGCGGGCGGCCGGGTGCCGGTGATCGCAGGCTGCGGGTCGAACGACACCCAATCGGCGATCAAGAACCTGAACAAGGCGAAGGAACTCGGGGCCACGGCCGGCCTCGTGGTCCCGCCCTATTACAACAAGCCGAGCCAGGAAGGCATCTACCGCCATTTCGAGGCGATCATCGCCGCCTGCGACTTGCCGATCGTGCTCTACAACGTGCCGGGGCGCACGGCATCGGACATCGCGGTCGAAACCATGCAGCGGTTGCGGAAGTTCCCGTCGGTTATCGGGGTCAAGGACGCGACCGCGGACATGGACCGGATCAGCGCCCAGCGCGCGGCCTGCGGCGCCGATTTCTGCCAGCTTTCGGGCAATGACTATCTGACGCTAGGCTATCTCGCGATGGGCGGCGCGGGCTGCATCTCGGTAACCGCGAACGTCGCGCCGCGACTGTGCGCCGAATTCCAGGCGGCCTGGGCGCGCGGCGATACGGACGAGGCGCTGGCGCTCAACGACCGGCTCTATCCGCTGCACGGCGCGATGTTCGCGGACGCCTCGCCGGGACCGGCGAAATATGCACTGACGAAAGTGCGGCCCGGCTTTCCGGGCGAATTGCGGCTGCCGATGACCTGGCCCTCGGAGGAAGCGCAAGTCCTGGTCGATTCAGCGCTTGGTCATGCTGGCCTGCTAGAGGACTGA
- the smpB gene encoding SsrA-binding protein SmpB translates to MARPQPATFDKVKTVAENRRARYDYALEDKFEAGIALTGTEVKSLRFGEGAIAESYADIEDGEVWLINANIPEFSHGNRFNHEAKRPRKLLLNAHEINKIRGAVERKGMTLVPLSIYFNSKGKAKVELALAKGKKQHDKRATEKARDWKREQGRLLRERG, encoded by the coding sequence ATGGCGCGCCCGCAACCCGCAACGTTCGACAAGGTCAAGACCGTCGCCGAGAACCGGCGCGCGCGCTATGATTATGCGCTCGAGGACAAATTCGAGGCGGGGATCGCACTGACCGGCACCGAGGTGAAGTCGCTGCGGTTCGGCGAGGGGGCGATCGCCGAAAGCTATGCCGATATCGAGGATGGCGAGGTCTGGCTGATCAACGCCAACATCCCGGAATTCAGCCATGGCAACCGGTTCAATCATGAGGCCAAGCGGCCGCGCAAATTGCTGCTCAACGCCCACGAGATCAACAAGATACGCGGGGCGGTGGAACGCAAGGGCATGACGCTCGTGCCGCTGTCCATCTATTTCAACTCGAAGGGCAAGGCGAAGGTCGAACTGGCGCTGGCCAAGGGCAAGAAACAGCATGACAAGCGGGCCACCGAAAAGGCGCGCGACTGGAAGAGGGAACAGGGCCGCCTGCTACGCGAACGTGGCTAA